In Arthrobacter ramosus, one DNA window encodes the following:
- a CDS encoding Tex family protein, translating to MVTHLPQNQSAQHQSADAAIHALIAEELGVKSWQVKAAVDLLDAGSTVPFIARYRKEVTGTLDDTQLRELEERLRYLRDLEDRRRTVLEAIAAQGKLTPELEAAVVGADTKSRLEDIYLPFKSKRRTKAQIAREAGLEPLADALLANPQLEPEGEAAKYLNAEHSIDDASAALAGARSILVERVSQDPDLAETLRERLWTQGRMVSRVKKGQETEGQKFKDYFEFSQVPSGMPGHRVLALLRGENDGVLELDLAEAEPADDDALAAARGRYENAVAKCLGVAERGRPADSWLVQTAQIAWRSRILDRLSNDLRGRMFAQAEDEAVRVFAANLRDVLLAAPAGNRATLGLDPGLRTGVKVAVVDGTGKVVATDTVYPHAPAKKWDEALVTLERLARQHGVELVAIGNGTASRETDKLAVQLIKSLAASGGPTLQKLVVSEAGASVYSASALAAAELPGMDVSLRGAVSIARRLQDPLAELVKIEPKSIGVGQYQHDVTAAKLDRSLDAVVEDCVNAVGVDVNTASPALLARVAGVGPLLSENIVAYRNENGPFAKRADLKKVPRLGAKAFEQCAGFLRITGGAEPLDASSVHPEAYSVARKIVAAARGAAMSSLDPQAFVDGTFGLPTVRDIMSELEKPGRDPRPAFAAATFSEGIEKISDLKPGMILEGTVTNVAAFGAFVDVGVHQDGLVHVSALANKFVSDPREIVKSGQVVRVKVLEADPERKRISLTLRLDDEPGTAGGSGSRGGGRERGPAAPAGQRAKAVPAKGAPARNAVPAKAVPAKAAPQAPVNTAMAEALRRAGLGK from the coding sequence ATGGTGACCCATCTTCCCCAAAACCAGTCAGCACAGCACCAGTCAGCAGACGCCGCCATCCATGCACTGATCGCCGAAGAGCTCGGTGTGAAGTCCTGGCAGGTCAAGGCCGCGGTTGACTTGCTCGACGCCGGATCCACCGTCCCGTTTATCGCCCGGTACCGCAAGGAAGTCACCGGGACGCTCGATGACACCCAGCTGCGCGAGCTCGAGGAACGGCTCCGGTACCTGCGCGACCTGGAGGACCGCCGTCGAACGGTCCTTGAGGCGATTGCCGCGCAAGGCAAGCTGACTCCGGAACTGGAGGCCGCCGTCGTCGGGGCCGATACCAAGTCCCGGCTCGAAGACATCTATCTGCCCTTCAAATCAAAGCGTCGCACCAAAGCGCAGATCGCCCGCGAGGCCGGCCTCGAGCCGCTCGCCGATGCGCTTCTCGCGAACCCGCAGCTCGAACCCGAGGGTGAGGCCGCCAAGTACCTGAACGCCGAGCACTCCATCGACGACGCCTCCGCGGCGCTCGCCGGCGCCCGCTCGATCCTCGTGGAGCGGGTATCCCAGGACCCCGATCTCGCCGAAACGCTGCGCGAGCGGTTGTGGACGCAAGGGCGGATGGTTTCGCGCGTGAAAAAGGGCCAGGAAACCGAGGGGCAGAAGTTCAAGGACTACTTCGAGTTCTCCCAGGTGCCTTCCGGCATGCCCGGCCACCGCGTGCTCGCGCTCTTGCGCGGCGAGAACGACGGCGTCCTTGAGCTTGATCTCGCCGAGGCAGAACCAGCCGACGACGACGCCCTGGCCGCCGCGCGCGGCCGGTACGAGAACGCCGTGGCCAAGTGCCTCGGGGTCGCCGAGCGTGGCCGACCCGCCGATTCGTGGCTTGTGCAGACCGCCCAGATCGCCTGGCGCTCGCGCATCCTTGACCGTTTGAGCAATGATCTGCGCGGCCGCATGTTCGCGCAGGCCGAGGATGAAGCCGTCCGGGTGTTCGCCGCCAACCTCCGCGACGTGCTCCTCGCCGCTCCCGCCGGAAACCGCGCCACGCTGGGCCTGGACCCGGGACTGCGCACGGGTGTGAAGGTGGCTGTCGTCGATGGCACCGGCAAGGTCGTGGCCACCGATACCGTCTATCCCCACGCCCCGGCAAAGAAGTGGGACGAGGCCTTGGTGACGCTGGAGCGCCTGGCGCGGCAGCACGGCGTCGAGCTCGTGGCGATCGGCAACGGCACGGCGTCGCGCGAAACGGACAAGCTCGCCGTGCAGCTCATCAAGTCGCTGGCAGCATCCGGCGGGCCGACGCTGCAGAAACTCGTGGTCTCCGAGGCAGGTGCGTCCGTGTACTCGGCGTCTGCGCTCGCGGCCGCGGAACTGCCCGGCATGGACGTGTCCTTGCGCGGGGCAGTTTCGATCGCCCGACGCTTGCAGGATCCGCTGGCTGAATTGGTGAAGATCGAACCGAAGTCGATCGGCGTGGGGCAGTACCAGCACGATGTCACGGCTGCCAAGCTCGACCGTTCGCTGGACGCCGTCGTCGAGGACTGCGTGAACGCGGTGGGCGTGGACGTGAACACGGCGTCGCCCGCGCTGCTGGCCCGGGTGGCCGGCGTCGGGCCGCTCCTGAGCGAAAACATTGTGGCGTACCGCAACGAGAACGGCCCCTTCGCTAAGCGGGCCGACCTCAAGAAGGTGCCGCGGCTGGGTGCCAAGGCTTTTGAGCAGTGCGCGGGCTTCCTGCGGATCACCGGGGGAGCCGAACCGCTCGACGCGTCCAGCGTCCACCCGGAGGCGTATTCGGTGGCTCGGAAGATCGTGGCTGCTGCCCGTGGAGCTGCCATGTCCTCCCTGGATCCGCAAGCGTTCGTGGATGGGACGTTCGGCCTGCCCACCGTGCGCGACATCATGTCCGAGCTCGAAAAGCCGGGCCGTGACCCCCGTCCGGCATTCGCCGCGGCAACGTTCTCCGAAGGCATCGAGAAGATCTCCGACCTCAAGCCCGGCATGATCCTGGAAGGCACTGTCACCAATGTGGCGGCGTTCGGGGCTTTCGTGGATGTCGGAGTGCACCAGGACGGCCTGGTCCACGTGTCCGCGCTGGCCAACAAGTTCGTGTCCGATCCCCGCGAGATCGTGAAATCCGGACAGGTCGTGCGGGTGAAGGTCCTCGAGGCGGATCCGGAGCGGAAGCGGATTTCGCTCACCCTCAGGCTCGACGACGAACCCGGCACCGCGGGCGGGTCCGGTTCGCGAGGCGGCGGGCGTGAGCGAGGCCCGGCAGCGCCGGCTGGACAGCGCGCGAAGGCGGTTCCTGCTAAGGGTGCGCCCGCTCGCAATGCGGTTCCTGCGAAGGCGGTTCCCGCGAAGGCGGCTCCCCAGGCGCCGGTCAACACGGCCATGGCGGAAGCCCTCCGGAGGGCCGGGCTGGGGAAGTAA
- a CDS encoding CBS domain-containing protein gives MSVVREFMSTNAQCVKEEQSLRDAAVLMRDLDVGSLPICGNDGKLKGFITDRDIVVKCVAEGLDADRLTAADLAQGTPIWIDADASVDAAIDLMEKHQIRRLPVITDHKLVGIISQGDIARNYTEERVGELVEHISARTPMAQLG, from the coding sequence ATGAGTGTTGTGCGCGAATTCATGTCCACCAATGCCCAGTGCGTCAAGGAAGAGCAGTCGCTGCGTGACGCGGCTGTCCTGATGCGCGATCTGGACGTCGGTTCGCTGCCGATCTGCGGCAACGATGGAAAACTCAAAGGATTCATCACTGACCGCGACATTGTGGTCAAGTGCGTTGCTGAGGGACTGGATGCTGACCGGCTGACCGCGGCAGATCTCGCCCAGGGCACGCCGATCTGGATCGATGCAGATGCCAGCGTCGATGCCGCCATCGACCTGATGGAAAAGCACCAGATCCGGCGCCTTCCGGTCATCACCGACCACAAGTTGGTGGGCATCATCAGCCAGGGCGACATCGCCCGCAACTACACCGAGGAGCGCGTAGGTGAATTGGTGGAGCACATCTCCGCCAGGACCCCCATGGCGCAACTGGGCTAA